One Punica granatum isolate Tunisia-2019 chromosome 3, ASM765513v2, whole genome shotgun sequence genomic window carries:
- the LOC116200163 gene encoding transcription factor E2FB-like: protein MSDPSGSDVNRLFQPQLPPPPPPPSRRQLPFSSTKPPFARPGEYRRFAAEESSQQPDAIVVKTPVKRKNSVLDKSAEFNEIPSVSGHVDLVNRALHTPVSGKSTKTNRSYRSKAGSQTPNANVGSPSGNNQTPTGPCRYDSSLGLLTKKFVNLLKHTEGGTLDLNKAAETLEVQKRRIYDITNVLEGIGLIEKNFKNVIQWKGYEASSSGKVDESFERLQEEINSLSIQESKLDNSIREMEERLRNLSEDPNNQKFLFVTEEDIQSLPSLRNETLIAVKAPHGTTLEVPDPDEAVDYPQRRYRMILRSTLGPIDVYLVSKFEEKFEEINGDETTSEVPASAPLSTEDPSTATRSDESRGKEIDVQALDANGQHPDVGPSSDGPGGITKIVPTSDDVDADYWLLSGADFSITDMWMDSGLEWSDWISVPEDPATANMGPAQAEIPPNSANEISPAQINPPGNSKGKETPRVP, encoded by the exons ATGTCTGATCCTTCGGGTTCGGACGTGAACCGGCTCTTTCAGCCTCAACTGCCACCGCCTCCGCCTCCACCTTCGAGGCGGCAGCTCCCCTTCTCCTCGACCAAGCCGCCGTTCGCCCGCCCCGGGGAGTATCGCAGGTTTGCTGCTGAGGAGAGCTCCCAGCAACCCGATGCTATCGTCGTCAAGACCCCG GTTAAGAGGAAGAATAGTGTTTTGGACAAGAGTGCTGAGTTCAATGAGATTCCTAGTGTTAGCGGACACGTTGATCTTGTTAATAGAGCACTCCACACCCCTGTATCAGGAAAATCGACAAAGACCAACAGGAGTTATCGATCCAAGGCTGGATCACAAACGCCCAATGCAAATGTTG GTTCTCCTTCTGGCAATAATCAGACTCCCACTGGTCCATGCCGTTATGACAGCTCTCTAG GTCTTCTGACGAAGAAGTTTGTTAACCTGCTGAAGCACACCGAAGGTGGAACTCTTGATCTGAACAAAGCTGCTGAGACTTTAGAG GTGCAAAAGAGACGGATCTATGACATAACGAATGTCCTCGAAGGTATTGGCCTCATAGAAAAGAATTTTAAGAACGTGATCCAATGGAA GGGATATGAAGCATCGAGTTCGGGCAAGGTTGATGAAAGCTTTGAACGTCTACAG GAGGAGATCAACAGTCTTTCCATTCAGGAGTCAAAATTGGATAACAGCATAAG AGAAATGGAAGAAAGATTGAGGAATCTTAGTGAAGATCCAAACAATCAAAA GTTTCTTTTTGTCACTGAAGAAGACATTCAATCTTTGCCCTCACTTCGG AACGAAACTCTTATAGCAGTAAAAGCTCCTCATGGAACAACTCTTGAGGTTCCCGATCCTGATGAG gCGGTTGACTACCCGCAAAGGAGATACAGAATGATCCTTCGGAGCACTTTGGGCCCTATAGATGTTTACCTTGTCAG TAAATTCGAGGAGAAATTTGAGGAGATTAATGGGGATGAGACCACTTCTGAAGTACCAGCATCAGCTCCGTTATCAACTGAGGATCCATCAACAGCAACCAGATCGGATGAGAGCAGAGGAAAGGAGATTGATGTTCAAGCACTGGATGCCAATGGACAGCATCCAGATGTTGGCCCCTCATCAGATGGTCCTGGTGGGATTACAAAGATCGTTCCAACATCAGATGAT GTTGATGCGGACTACTGGCTTTTATCGGGTGCGGATTTCAGCATCACCGACATGTGGATGGACT CTGGGCTTGAATGGAGCGATTGGATCTCAGTTCCCGAAGATCCAGCCACTGCTAACATGGGACCTGCTCAAGCAGAGATTCCACCGAACAGCGCAAATGAGATTTCCCCAGCTCAGATTAACCCTCCAGGAAATTCGAAAGGGAAAGAGACACCCCGAGTTCCGTAA
- the LOC116201303 gene encoding transcription repressor OFP8-like: MASTKKKLLSCIMSSASLLSCSCGKPEKAPSQALHRKGLKRAPGDTTALSMDDEDDEDEDEEDYRFSLPTRPNNPPTMSPYFPEFGMDQPRVTTRVVSPCRKITNSVAFVKDSEDPYRDFRRSMLQMIFDREIKSREDLQELLNCFLQLNSPSHHDAIIQAFTEIWNSVFSDKNKAVAPHD, from the coding sequence ATGGcatccaccaaaaaaaagcTCTTAAGCTGCATCATGTCCTCCGCCAGTCTACTGAGCTGCAGTTGCGGCAAACCCGAAAAGGCACCATCGCAAGCTTTGCACCGGAAAGGGCTGAAACGAGCCCCTGGAGATACCACTGCCCTCTCAATGGACGACGAAGATGACGAAGACGAGGATGAAGAAGACTACAGATTCTCTCTTCCAACGCGACCTAACAATCCCCCTACCATGTCGCCTTATTTCCCAGAATTTGGAATGGACCAACCCAGGGTCACCACGAGAGTGGTGAGCCCGTGCCGGAAGATCACGAACAGTGTTGCGTTCGTGAAGGACTCGGAGGACCCGTACCGGGACTTCAGGAGGTCGATGCTGCAGATGATATTCGACAGAGAGATCAAGTCTAGAGAAGACCTGCAGGAGCTCCTCAACTGCTTCCTTCAGCTGAATTCGCCCTCCCACCACGACGCCATCATTCAGGCCTTCACCGAGATATGGAACAGTGTCTTCTCCGACAAGAATAAGGCCGTGGCGCCACATGACTAG